A DNA window from Setaria viridis chromosome 2, Setaria_viridis_v4.0, whole genome shotgun sequence contains the following coding sequences:
- the LOC117841948 gene encoding uncharacterized protein isoform X1, translating into MAEGEPRQKLSPADSRMVALAFIRALGADVRLPAAADQPDAYSALVRAILSSIAVSASPDPRVSCTITVLPAVTNAYNTLHGGVVAAVAEAVGMACVRAAAGDKEMFLGELSTAYLAAARLDSEVDVEAKILRKGRSVVVTTIDFTLKDTKKLCYTSRATFYILPAASL; encoded by the exons ATGGCGGAGGGGGAGCCTAGGCAGAAGCTATCGCCGGCGGACTCCCGGATGGTGGCGCTGGCATTCATCCGCGCCCTGGGCGCCGACGTGCGCCTCCCGGCCGCGGCCGACCAGCCCGACGCCTACTCCGCGCTCGTCCGCGCCAtcctctcctccatcgccgtctccgcctcccCGGACCCGCGGGTCTCCTGCACCATCACCGTCTTACCCGCCGTGACC AACGCGTACAACACGCTccacggcggcgtggtggcggccgtcGCAGAGGCCGTCGGGATGGCGTGCGtgcgggccgccgccggggacaaGGAGATGTTCCTCGGTGAGCTCAGCACCGCGTACctggccgccgcgcgcctcgaT TCTGAAGTGGATGTTGAAGCTAAGATACTGAGGAAGGGCAGGTCGGTCGTGGTTACCACTATTGACTTCACACTCAAGGATACCAAGAAGCTCTGTTATACATCTCGAGCCACCTTTTACATATTGCCCGCAGCAAGCCTATGA
- the LOC117841948 gene encoding uncharacterized protein isoform X2: protein MPPPLPVNPQRLSPAESRERTLRFFQGLGVDVPLPASAERPDAYADLVRAVLSSAAVSSSRVSCTLTMSPALANQFNTLHGGAVAAVAEAVGMACARAAAGDKELFLGELSTAYLAAARLNSEVDVEAKILRKGRSVVVTTIDFTLKDTKKLCYTSRATFYILPAASL from the exons atgccgccgccgctgccggtcaACCCGCAGCGTCTGTCGCCGGCGGAGTCCCGGGAGCGGACGCTGCGCTTCTTCCAAGGCCTGGGCGTGGACGTGCCCCTCCCGGCCTCGGCCGAGCGCCCCGATGCCTACGCCGACCTCGTCCGCGCCgtcctctcctccgccgccgtctcctcctcgcGCGTCTCTTGCACCCTCACCATGTCCCCCGCCCTCGCG AACCAGTTCAACAcgctccacggcggcgcggtggcggccgtggccgaGGCCGTCGGGAtggcgtgcgcgcgcgccgcggccggggacaAGGAGCTGTTCCTCGGCGAGCTCAGCACCGCgtacctcgccgccgcgcgacTCAAC TCTGAAGTGGATGTTGAAGCTAAGATACTGAGGAAGGGCAGGTCGGTCGTGGTTACCACTATTGACTTCACACTCAAGGATACCAAGAAGCTCTGTTATACATCTCGAGCCACCTTTTACATATTGCCCGCAGCAAGCCTATGA